The following nucleotide sequence is from Bacteroidales bacterium.
GGTATTTAGGGAAGATGTTATTTGCAGGAGAAGATATTCATAAACAAGTAGATGTACTTTCCGGAGGAGAAAAAATCCGTTGTATGATTTCAAAAATGATGCTTGTAAACGCCAATGCATTAGTATTAGATACACCTACAAATCATCTCGACTTAGAATCTATTCAGGCATTCAATAATAACTTGGTAAAATACCCGGGTAATGTGTTTATGTCATCTCACGATCATGAGTTTATCCAATCTGTTTGTAATCGTATTATTGAACTCACACCAAACGGAATTATAGATAAACTAATGAATTACGATGACTATATTGTTGACGAAAAGATACAAGCACAAAGAGAAAAAATGTATCAAGTGTAATCTTCTAACTATAGCAGTCCGAAGATCATAAGAATAGATATAATTATCTCTTTATTATTTTTTCATGTCTACACTTTAACAATTCTTAAAGAATAAATATCATTTTTCATATTGATATAATCTATCTTTGTAACTTAATATTTTTTTTATGAGAAAATTCGACCAACTTAGTTTTTCAACTATTATTCCTGATGTTGTTTCGAGATATGCAAAAAATAATGCATTAGGATATGTTGACGAAGAGCCTATGACTTACGCACAAATGGGTAAGATGATAGGAGCTGTTAAAGCATTTTTGGAAACATCTGATATTAATCCCGACGACAAAGTAGTTATTTACAGTCAGAATATGCCCAATTGGGGCGTGGTTTACTTTGCTTTACAATGCATGGGGGTTGTTGCTGTACCGGTTTTACCCGACTTTAATTCTTTTGAATTACAAAATGTATTACAACATTCCGAAGCCAAAGCAATTTTTATTTCTAAAAGTTTAGAATTCAGATTAAAAGAAGTAAAAACGGATACTGTTGAAACAATTGTACGTATTGACAACTTCGACATTCTGAAATCAAAAAATAAGAATATTGTCTTTGATGAAAATATTCAAAGTTCCAAAACTTATTCTCCTGACGAAAATAAATTATCTGTACTGCTTTACACATCAGGGACTACCGGCGACTCCAAAGGCGTTATGCTATCGCAAAAAAACATACTTACAAATGCTTTTCAGTCAGACGGAATACAGGAAATACTTGAGGGCGACAAATTCCTATCTGTTTTACCACTGTCGCATACCTACGAAAATACTATAGGACTGATATTACCAATTTTAAAAGGAGCCAACGTAACTTACTTAAGCAAGCCTCCTGTTGCCAGTGTTTTATTACCTGCAATGCAAAAAGTGAAACCGGATATTATGCTCACCGTTCCTTTGATTATAGAGAAAGTATTCAAAGCCAGCGTTTTACCAACTATCCAGAAAAAAACTGCTACGCGACTTATGCATAAGTTTGCTCCTACTCGTAAATTAGTTTATAGAATAGCCGGAAAAAAACTATATCAAACTTTTGGCGGAAACCTTAAATTTTTTGGCATAGGAGGAGCAAAACTAGATCCCGTTGTAGAGCAATTTCTTCGCGATGCTAAATTTCCTTATGCTATTGGATACGGATTAACGGAAACTGCACCATTACTTGCAGGATCTAATCCAACTGAAACAAAATTTCAAGCCATAGGAACAAAAGTCGATAATCTTGAATTAATCATAAATAATCCTAATCCAAAAACCGGTGAAGGAGAAATTTGGGCTAAAGGTCCGAATGTGATGTTAGGATACTATAAAAATGAAGAAAAGACAAAAGAAGTATTAACCGAAGATGGCTGGTTTAAAACCGGAGACTTAGGTGTTTACGATAAAAAAGGAGTGCTTACTCATAAAGGGCGCTTAAAAAATATGATTGTAGGTGCAAATGGAGAAAATATCTATCCTGAAGAAATAGAATCTTTAATTAATAACTTTCGCTGTGTTGTAGAATCAATAGTTATAGAGCAAAAAGGCAAGCTCGTTGCTTTAGTTCATTTTGATAGAGAAGAGTTGGAAAAGAAGCTAAAAAGCATTAAAACAGACATCAGCCATAAAGTTGATGACAAATTTGATGAAATCTCAAAACGAGTAGACGAAACTATAAACGAATTAGCAAACGAACTTAAACAATACATTAATACAAGAGTAAATAAGATTTCCCGAATTCAGTCATTAATTATTCATCCGGAACCATTTATAAAAACAGCAACGAAAAAAATCAAACGTTATTTATATAAATAACCGACCTTACAAATAGTTAGAAATATAACTCATTAATTGTTCTGTTTTCAAGAATGAATTAGTGAGTTATACTAAGTTTAAGGGTTTCTTTAATATTAGCCGATTTAAAATCTATTAGATATATCCCTCTGCTAAACACTGACAAATCAATACGTTGCATAGAAGACCCCTTTTCTGCAAACCCTGACCACTGCTGCATTATACGTCCATTGATATCCATAACTCGAATTGTATAATCACCTTCTATCTCCAAATTAAAAAGCAAGTTCACAAAACCTTTTGCAGGATTTGGGAATAAACTAAACTGTGATTCCTCAACTATATCCTTAATATTAATCTTAGACATTTTTTGCTGTCTCAGTTCTTGTGAACCAAAAGTGATTAACATATCATTTCCATTCCAATCTTTCAAACTAAAACTTATAGGCTCTCCTTGATTGTTATTAACCATAACTTGATCCAGTTGCGAACCATTTTCAACAACCATACTCAAATCTTCGGCAGGTAATTCATCTGAATTTATTTCGACAGTTAAGATGCCATTGTTTATAGAAT
It contains:
- a CDS encoding AMP-binding protein, with the protein product MRKFDQLSFSTIIPDVVSRYAKNNALGYVDEEPMTYAQMGKMIGAVKAFLETSDINPDDKVVIYSQNMPNWGVVYFALQCMGVVAVPVLPDFNSFELQNVLQHSEAKAIFISKSLEFRLKEVKTDTVETIVRIDNFDILKSKNKNIVFDENIQSSKTYSPDENKLSVLLYTSGTTGDSKGVMLSQKNILTNAFQSDGIQEILEGDKFLSVLPLSHTYENTIGLILPILKGANVTYLSKPPVASVLLPAMQKVKPDIMLTVPLIIEKVFKASVLPTIQKKTATRLMHKFAPTRKLVYRIAGKKLYQTFGGNLKFFGIGGAKLDPVVEQFLRDAKFPYAIGYGLTETAPLLAGSNPTETKFQAIGTKVDNLELIINNPNPKTGEGEIWAKGPNVMLGYYKNEEKTKEVLTEDGWFKTGDLGVYDKKGVLTHKGRLKNMIVGANGENIYPEEIESLINNFRCVVESIVIEQKGKLVALVHFDREELEKKLKSIKTDISHKVDDKFDEISKRVDETINELANELKQYINTRVNKISRIQSLIIHPEPFIKTATKKIKRYLYK